The genomic region CTTAATGCTGGTATTGTCACCTCCAACAGAGGTTACCAGATGCTTCACCTTTTTGGGATTGATCTTGAGCGAACGCAGCATCCCGGTTAAAACTGGAGCAAATCGGTCATTCATTAAGTCTGACTGATTATGCTCCAATCCTTCCGGTATGGTTGGCCTGATTGCATAATTCACTAATTTATAACCTTCATGAACATGCCTCAGATGAACCAGCTTGATGCTGTGAGTGCCTATATCAAGCCCTATTGATTCTTTAATCTTATTAAGTTTTTTCTTCTTCGCCATATATCTCACCTGTTTTAAAATTAAAATTCATTATATTCTCTGGGCGCTTAAGCGCCACCGATATTAATTTCCGGGTGGCACTTTCATTGTCCAGCCAGTTGAACTGTAGAACAAATCTGAGTTGCCAAGCCCTTCATAAACTTGTGGATAATCAGGTGGTAACATACCATTATCTATCCGACTATCCCAGTTATAATCTTTATCATATCCTGTCGTTCCATGAGTTCCATCATAATGCCAGTGGTCGAGGTCCCATTCCGTCTCACTTGTATGATTAACAGGATCATTTCCTGATCTGTGCACAAATCCACGCCTGAATTGCTGAACTCCACCATACATGCGAATGAATCCACGTTCTCCCATGCCAGCATTAACACCTTCGGGCCACACTGGATTTAACCAGGGCCAGTCGGTTCCCAGATCTGGGGGATTTAATGGACTTTCATAAGCAGGTGAATCACTTGCAGGAAAACCACAGGTGGTGAATCCATTGTTTGGCACTGGAGGTCCGCCATGCAGCTGAAATCCCTGATTGCCGGTCCAATAGGGAGACGGTGGGAAAATGAACTTATGGAAATCAGGATAATCAACCTGCCAGATATTTCCATTGGGTAATGGAAGATCAAATGGAGGTGTCGATCCATGCGGATGCTGGTAATTGAAGGAGAATATCCCCTCATAATGTGTATTCAGATTGCCATAAAGTTCCCTTTCGCCATCACCAATCGCGGCAAAACAACCATAAAGATAAATATCCTCGCAGTTGTCAGCTCTTACTGTCTCTGTATCAGGATCCCAGTGTTTATACTGAATGTAAATTCTTTCCTCTGATACCAGACCTAACATATCAACATTCACACCCACATCTGGAGGTTCTCCAGGTGCTACGCTGCTATAGGTCAAATCACTGGTGATAAAGATCGTGTCTGCGCAACCCCAGGTCATTTTGCCTGCTACGTTGCCTTCTATCCACAGTTGACAATACACAAACGCTGATTGATCTACCAGAGGGATGTTAAATGTACCAATATCCCACTCAATTGTTTTCACATCAATATAATTCGTCCAGATGGAATCTCCAACTGAGAAATTTGGGGGAATTCTATCAGGGAATGTGTTACGGACCATAAATGTATCACGCTCAGTGATGATATCAGCATATCTGCAGGTTGCATTTGAACCATTTATCTTCACAAAACAGATATCACGATCAATAGAACTATCCAGCAAATAACCATTAGTCCTGATCTCGATAGCGGTTCCCGCAGAAATATTAATATAAGAAGCATTTTCAACATAGCCACCCGGGAAAACTTGGTCCATGGGTGCTGAGTTGACTGCTGGTAATCCAGTGGAATAGTCCATGATCCTGCCATAAGTTGTCACCAGGGCATTGAACGTGGGCCAGCCACCATTATTTCCACCAGTTGTCTGACGAATCCAGATGTCATCATTACTGTGCACTGGTCCATTCATTACGTCAGGACCATAAAATCTCACGTGATCCTGTCCTGTGTATTCGTCGTTTTCAGATGCTTCCCACATGGTATAATACTGATATTGAGCAAGACTTCTACCTGATAATTGACTCTCAGCGTATCTGCGAACTGGTGACTTTTTCATGATGTCGCTGCTGCTTTCAGAAGCACGCCCACGTTTCACCTTGATCAAGGTTGGACCAATCCGCACTCTACCATTGTTGAAAACTGGCTGATTATCAATTTTATAGGTAGTTCTCCTTTCTCCATTCTTAATTTCTACATCATGATCACTGTTAGGAAACAATGCAGGATTTAGCTGCATTATTATATTTGTACGCATTTGCTCTGATCTCAACAAGGTTTCCGCTTGAAGTATATCATTTCCATATTGTATCTTCATATTATCAAAACGAATCAGACCCATCATTGAGATCGTGGAAATGCTCGCAATTAAAATTACAATTACAGAAGCACTTAATAACAGGACAGCACCTTTTTCACTTAATAAAAGTTTTTTCATTTTTGCCTCCTGCCTTTAAATGACCAGTTCGGTGGGAGTATTACCCATGAATACTTTTGTGCTGTATTTAATTGATTTTGTATTCATGCGCAGATCATCATCCGCCGATTGACCATTACTACGCTCGCGAAAGCGTACCTGTGCTTCCAGATTGATTCCAATTAAGCGTACATTACCATTATTATCAACTTTCAGTGGGGTGAAAGCCGAGTCATTATTTATTATTCGATATTTTAGCACTCCGTTTATTCGCGTACTCCCTTCAGGGAATATCCATATATCTCGGGAATTAGTTAATGGTGATGAAAACATGGTTGCACCATAATTACCACGAATCTTCATTGCTCCACTGCCATCGATAGAAACTTGACTCTCTATCGGAAACTGCGGATTTGTATCGATTTTCATGGTTATCGAGTTTCCATTGCCACCTATTGTCGTTTGATTGGCGGATAATAATCCGCTCAATGCCTGACTGTTAGTATTGATGCCACGTTGAACATAGCCATATCGGATTGTCTCAATCGCGTGAAAAAGATCATCCTGGAGTTTTGTGTACTCTTTTAAGTCCTGATAGGCTGCAGTGAAATTAAGCACTGACATCGCCAAAACTGCGAATACTATAACTCCTAAAGGTAGCGAAGCAACTATGTCCGGTAACAAAATACCACTTTCGTTATGTATTTTATTAAACATTAGATGCTACTCCTTTTCCAGTAGTAATCTTCCTGTATCATTATACTATGGCTTTTGTTCTGAATACTGGTCATACTCGAGGTTGGGTTTTCTTTCCACCTGACATAAATCTTGACATAATCGCGATTGTATCCTACTAAACCGTAGGGATTGCCAATTATTGATGATTCAATGGTCACGATTGCAGTGGTTAACTTACCCTTATAATTCTCCAGGGTTACAGATTCTGTTCCTGGTTGTACTCTTGGTCTCGAGTAAATACCATTACTCTTGTTGTTATACTTGATTTCCTCAAGGTAACCTTGAGCAATTAGCAAAGCACTGCGGGTATGATAATGCAAATCCGCCTGTGCCCGGGCGTATTCAATTGACATGAACAATCCCAGTATAGCTATTGATACTATAAGCGTCACCGCTAATACGTGAATCAATCCAAAGCCAGATTCATTACGTATATCTACTATTTTATTCATTTAGAAACCTACGCCGGTCGCAAACATCTTGGGATTATCTGCAACCTGTTCCGCTACGGTCCTATCGATCAATCCGTTCATTACATGATTGTATAATGATTGATCTACGGTTTGCATACCTTCTTTGGTCCCACTCTGGATTACTGAAGGTATCTGGTATGTTTTTTCTTCGCGAATCAGATTTCGCACAGCTGCATTAGCTATCATGATCTCCAGTGCAGGAATACGTCCATCAATATCTTTACGGGGTAATAGGGTCTGTGCCACTACTGCCTGCAAAGATTCTGATAACATGGATCGTATCTGCCCCTGTTGTTCTTTAGGGAACATGTCAATTATACGGTCTATTGATTTTGTTGCACTTGATGTATGCAGTGTTGCCATTACAAGATGACCTGTCTCTGCAGCAGTCAGTGCCAAAGACACCGTCTCAAGATCACGCATCTCACCCACCAGGATCACATCCGGATCCTCACGCAGGGCAGAACGCAATGCTGCAGTAAATGACCATGTATCATGACCTAATTCACGCTGATTTACCAGCGAATTCTTACTCGTATGCACAAACTCGATCGGGTCTTCAATAGAAATAATGTGGCACTGCTTCTTCTCATTCACATGGTCTATCATTGTAGCCAATGTGGTTGATTTGCCACTACCTGTCGGACCCGTAACCAGTATCAAACCTTTCTGGCGTAATGCAAGCCTTGATAATATCTCCGGAAGATGAAGCTCTTCCAAACTTTTTATCTCATTCGGAATTACTCGAAAAGCACATGCCCTTCCATTCACTTGATGAAAGGCATTTACACGAAATCGAGTCTGATCATCCAGTTTTGTGGAAAAATCAAATTCCAGCCGTTCCATAAAAAGGGTCTTTTGACTCTCATTCATGGTTGAGAATATTAGCTCATCAACATCATCTTGACTCATTACTGGCATATTCAGCTTCTTCATCCGTCCATAAACTCGCACCATTGGTACGGAGCCAGCACTAATATGAAGATCCGATGCTCCTGCATCTGCTGTAAATTGTAGTAATTCCTTTATAGTCAAAGCTTGCCTCCGATTAATCGATGTTTTCTTCTTCTTGCTCTTCCTGATCGATTCCGTAGCCGTGATACAAAGCTTCCTCTACATCATACCATACCTGTTTTCCTTCCCCTGCTGGAAAATCACTTGTAGAAGTACCTATGTACTTTGATGGGGGATTTCCGATAACTTCAAATTCCCAGTTCTTTTCGGTTGCGTTACCTAATTTTGCGTCAATTAATGCATCTTCTACGGCATAACCTTCTGTTGTGCCAAATGTCTGATACTGTACACGAAAAGCACTACGGATTGCTGCGATAGCACTCTGAGCTTCAGTAGCTCTTGCCTTGTTTACATAACTCATGTAAATCGGTACTGCGATTGCGGCAAGGATAGCAATAATTACTACCACTACCAACAACTCAATCAAACTAAATCCTTTTTGGTTCTTGAACTTCATCAACATTCTTCCTCCTTATTGATG from Candidatus Stygibacter australis harbors:
- a CDS encoding type IV pilus twitching motility protein PilT; this translates as MTIKELLQFTADAGASDLHISAGSVPMVRVYGRMKKLNMPVMSQDDVDELIFSTMNESQKTLFMERLEFDFSTKLDDQTRFRVNAFHQVNGRACAFRVIPNEIKSLEELHLPEILSRLALRQKGLILVTGPTGSGKSTTLATMIDHVNEKKQCHIISIEDPIEFVHTSKNSLVNQRELGHDTWSFTAALRSALREDPDVILVGEMRDLETVSLALTAAETGHLVMATLHTSSATKSIDRIIDMFPKEQQGQIRSMLSESLQAVVAQTLLPRKDIDGRIPALEIMIANAAVRNLIREEKTYQIPSVIQSGTKEGMQTVDQSLYNHVMNGLIDRTVAEQVADNPKMFATGVGF
- a CDS encoding prepilin-type N-terminal cleavage/methylation domain-containing protein: MKFKNQKGFSLIELLVVVVIIAILAAIAVPIYMSYVNKARATEAQSAIAAIRSAFRVQYQTFGTTEGYAVEDALIDAKLGNATEKNWEFEVIGNPPSKYIGTSTSDFPAGEGKQVWYDVEEALYHGYGIDQEEQEEENID